The region tgttttaaaataaagaccATCTCTGTTCATTGTGTCgatgtaaaagaataaatatCTACTTGGGGGTCAATATCATTGCGTTTTCTTGCTCCAACACCAAGGAAAACCAAATACTCTGCAGTGCCCATGTTTCTCTGGTTCAGATACCACATTCCATTTAGTTGTCAAAAAAGTAAACAGTTATGAAAATTGAAGGCAAGGTTTCACTGGCAAACATACATTCTTTAATAGTTGCAAAATTacaagaaagggaaaaaaaaccctgtgaATTTAGTCCCCTACAATCTAAAGAATTTCATGCATACAAACAGAATGGCAACACGTCATCAGGTGAAGTGACTAAAGCTTTCTAGCAAAGCACTAATGCAAGCCTACAGCTGAAAAGCAGAAATAGTTTAAATGCATGCATCTGACCACCAGCAGCTTTGCAAGTGTCAAGGCAACAACCAAGTTTTTAAATGGCATCAATATCAatgtcttcctcttctttttcgGCCTTCTCCGGCTTTGCTGTTTCCATCTTCAGTTCACGTGCAGAGGAGGAATACACCACCTTAATGGCAAAAGGAAAACCTTTAAAGTTTGAGCAAATCCATAGGCATTTCAACAAAAACATCTGAGAACACCCATGGATCAAGttgtaattattaattattctaCGGAATACACAAATCCTAACTGAACAAAGCTGAAGTGAGCTTTTTTATATACAGAAACTGCAAAGGATGAAGTTCTCCCCACAAAGCCAGTCAGTCCTTACCTCCACATTGTCTTCATCTTCcacatcctcttcctcacttccctcactctcttcctcagcCTCTTTGAGCCATTTCACAAAGGGCTCAGCCTTGGCATGGATCTCCTTGGCGAGTTCTTTAGAAACGTATTTCTTTGACACCTACGCAAGAGACCTTATTTAAGATCATGTTTAAAGCGGCTCTGCCTTCTCTACAAAATCTTAACAAATggggactttttaaaaatcagtactactggtcattttgcatttaattaatcGTGTTCTTAAGTAACAGCACACAAGAGTTTCTTCAAAACGAGTGTCTAAGTGTGCCACACTAACCTTCTCAGCCCATGCAAGTATGACATCTTCCTCCAGCAGGTCCGAGTCATACAAGTCCTTGAGGATGATGGAAACACGGGGAAGCAGCTGGCTCTGATGGAGCTTTACCAGGCACTCGAACCCACCCAAAAGGTACTTCTGGGCCTTTTTATCATTGTGACAGAACTGATGACAAAACAGCTGCATTAGTTACTAGCCTCTCCCTCAGGCGACAGAAGCCCAATAGTCTGTAAACATAAATTACAACTACGCTTCCAATGTAAAGTTCATCTCGTCATATAATTTAAAGACAATCACATTTGTGCACATTACTACTCTAACTGACCAAGGTTCAAATTTgcataaacatataaaatatagtaAACAAGGAAAAGCCTCACTCGAAGGAAATGACGCTTGTACTTCTTGATCTGCTCACGGATGTTAGCGTCGAAAAGCAACTCGCTCAGGATGAGTGGGCCCATCGCCCTCACCTCCAGCCGCTCTGCTTCAGCCAGGATCTCCTTATCAGCAGAGACGATCACACCCTCCTCCTtcttttgctttaaaatgacGCACAGGGCAAAAAGGTCAGAATGAGCAtaatagagaaaaaaacaacaacaaaaaaaaactacaatgaGCATCAACTCTGACACACcagttttttcccctcttgGGGTTAGACATGAatcagcaaaaaagaaaaaatgccaGAAATTTCTTCAGGCAAGACCGTGTTGCTGAGCCAACCTTTACAAAGTTGTAGAACATGTTGACCCTCTCCTCCAGTGTCTTCTCCAGGTCATCGCTCAGGGTGAGGCCCTTAGCGTGCTCGCTGATCTCCTCCATGCGGCGCCGCTGAGCCTCTGCAGTAGTCTCTTCAGCCCAAtcttcatcatcgtcatcacCATCCTACCCATGGCCCAAAGGCACATGCCAGTTAGCAAGGCATCTTAAAAGCTGGATGACCAACTGTCCCAGTcttaattatgttaattaaatgCAAGACAGTGTGATCCCTACTAATGATAAACAGATTGTCATTTGTTGGAATAAAATATGGAATAACTTGAGTGACTGCAGAACTGAAGTTCAAGGACTTGAACAAATTCTTACATCAGATCATGCTACACTTGCTGAAGACAAGTGAACTAAGGTAGGTCCTTCAACTGTCCTGTGTCATGGAAGATGGCACTTACCACAGCGTCAGGGGCATCTATGTCATTACGCTGCCCAGCCTCCCCGCTATTTGAGCCATTTTCCTTGTCTTTCTTGCggttcttcttctctttctccttcttgaCAGATccactctcattctctgttcCAGACAAGGTAGCAAATAAAAGCAGTCACAAGCTTAAAATGCATCACAAGGCAGGCTGTTCACAAACATGTACGCAAAGAAAGGCTGGAGGAtttaagcattttaattttgcataACCTGAAAAACTGTCaaccttcccccccccccccaacattaTATATTGGGTAAACTGATGCACATATGATCTTTGCTGCTGTACAACAGTGAGAAGTATTAGGCAATAACAGACACTgcatgacattaaacaaaccttGTTTAAAATCTAGAGGGTGgggatggtttttttttccatttgactAGTGGTCTTATCACAAGGCAACAGAAACTTCTGAACATACCAGGTGGATTTTTGAGAATGAAGGTACAGAGTTTGTGTCTAGTGTCCAGCATGCCCCGGTATCCACAGGCCTTGCAGGAGTTTCCTATGGTCTGCTTTTTGGGGTTGATGTGctgcaagaaaacaaatagCGTGAAAAGGGAGAGGTGGATGCAATTTTTAATCACTGCACATCACAAAATCACCTGATAGGTTGGCAACACTTTGGCTTTAGTAGTCCAAGACAAGCGATAGAATCCCATATGACCACATCATAATCATTTCTAACAGCCATATGCTTACAAATACAAACTTGGATTTTCCATGCTGCATTTACTCATGTTGGCTCATGTCCAAGTTAAACACGtggtctctccctccccccggCATTTGCAGGTTCACCTAATCACCAAACCCCCAACGTTCTGATccaataaaaagaaagaagtaaaaaaagcaaacactacATTTCTACTCCTTTTCAGAAAGGGAAGGCTCAATTTATATTAAATGGATCAAGACCTCTGTTTGCAGTACTTCAGCGAcaggaagaaaacatttttgcaatcAACAAGATAGATAAAAGGGTTACATAGGCTGTAAATAGCCTATGCCACGATCCAAACCAAAGCACAAGCCATTCCTGCCAATACCGGATATAATACCTACGCACTGCAGTACAAGCATGTCTAAGCATAAAATCAGCAAACTAAGGTTATGTAAGATCCAAAGTGCTGCACTGTAATACAAAGGTGGTCAAGTTCTCTGTCTCACAACCCAACCCCTACCTCCCCCGCACAGACAACCAGGTTAAGAGTATTAAGCCTGTACCTGCAACCTCTTGTCAGTCTGGCAATCTTAGTAAAGAATAGTAGCTGTGCCCATAGAGGCCACTGACAATTTAGATGTGAATTCAGCCcttgtgtgaaaaaaaaaaaagacatttgtggCTTGTGGCACCGTAGTGGACTTGTGCTATAGTGTACTTAAAGGAACCTGCAACACAAACATGAGGCAACACCACAGGACACCCAGGTCAACCATTCAAGCAAGccagccaaaaaaaaccccgctTCAATAGGACTGGAAGAAGACTAAAGCAACTAGAATTTAGTTGACAAATTTGAATATTTGTACATACGCCACCATGACTTGTAACGTTATCTGGGGTAAATAGGAACCATGGGCCCAGGACGGGTGGGCACATTTTAGCGCATGCAAGTCAGCTTGTCAGCTTTTTAATCTAAGCACTGAGGGGGAAGGGCACTAAAGGACATTTACCAAATCAGTTTCTGGATTGTCACACTCAGGACACAGCACAAACTTGCGAATGAACCCATCCAGCATATCTTGCAGTTTGTTCGCCTCATGAGATCCATTGACAATGTAGCGGTCGTTCTTGACATCAAACTGGGTCTGGGCTCCCAACTCGCAGCCAAAGAACTTTGTAGGATCTAAAAAGAGAATGATTATATGTTTTAgggttttaatgttttttttaagttagcTCTGAAGTCATAAAGTCTTCCTTGTTTAAACGGTTCATTCCATAAGCAGAACTCACAAGTTGGAGGCCTATTCAGTGCCTTTGCAACGTCAACCATGTTGACTATGACTGTCTTGATTCCATTTCCTTTGCCTTCCACCTTGCACAATATATAACAAGTTAAAATAAAGcctttgtaaaaataaaagttgacATGCGTACTCAAGAATATACAAAAAACTTCCTTCTTACCTTAGCGATCAGACGGGGCATCTTATAGCGATAGAACTGGTCCGAAACGCTGCGGTTGACATTGACAGACATTTTGGCTTGCTGTAGGATTTATCAGCAAGACGAAAAGAGCTTGAATTGGTAATTTTTGCTATCTTCTGTCTGGAAAGGAGGGGATGACATAAACGACTGCAAGAGGAGTCTGTCTCTGACATGAAAAAGGTATGGCCACCGAGGCTCTGAGCTGAAAGCTCGTAGACTAAGTTCCCCCCACACAGGTTTCAACAGCTGTCCAACAGCTCTGTAAAACAAGAAAGTAAGAGAAATAGTACAGATGAGCACAAGAAGCTAGCAAATACCCATAAATGTTCAtccttaaaacaaaaataaaattgtgtggTTCCCACCCAAATGCAATTACTTAACTAGCCCTTATCTTACGAACAGCTGTTACTCAGTTCATGCTGTGACCACCTACTCAACTAGCACCCACACAGACGACATAGAACTACCCAAGATAACTTTGTATTTATAGAAAACAATTACAGAATATAGTCTCATCAGTTCACGAGTTGTTAGGCAACAAGCTAGCTAGAAAACGGACAGCCACAAGTCTGAGTCAAGAAGTCGTGTCAAACTTCCGCTAGCTACTTAAATTTGACGTATTTAAGATCATAGAAATGGTAAAAATGTCTTTACAACTGCTACACTTTTGCCTTAAGGGGAAAATATTAAGTTTAAAGTCATAGATGCCTGCTGAGTAACGTGTGCTGCAGAGTGCGTCACGACTGAGCTGGAGCATACTGTGCCAGTACAAACTGGAAAGAAGACGCCATTTTGAGGGAAGACGAACGAAACGTGAGTAAGCACACATACGATTCAAGTAATTACATGCTGCGAAAAAAATCGCCGTACCTTTCCCATCCGCAGCTCCTGACGTCCAGGTACTCGCCGTTTTcgtaaaacaaagacataaacacaccGCTGGTCGCCCTGAGATGCAATGAAGTATTTTGTATGAACAGCTAGCTATAGGTAGCAGCACTGGTTACAGGACAGCACTGCGTAGCCCGTAGTCTAAAGTCAAACCTTTGCGATGCAGAGTGATAAACAGcgaagagaaaaaaacaccaaacgCCCTCAGAACAGGGGACCTGCAAGAGGCAACCAGAGTAGATATAAACAGTATTATTAGTAAACGCCCAACCTACGTGACAATCGAATCAAAAGTTAAATAGTTAGTTAGCTAGATTGCATAGCTAACGGTCGGCTATTCTGCGCTGGACTAGCGTTAACATATGGCAAGACATCGTTTCCTATTGCTAAGAAGAGCCATCACAGCTAAGCTATCTAGCTCAATAAACGCGCTACTTTTTGGTCCAAAAAAATCCTGGCTATACTTCAAAACGTCGTAGTGTGCTACGAAGCCGGTTAGCTACGCTGGGTGTCTTAAGCGCCGAAGACTTCGATTCTGcttcgctagctagctagctagctcgcCGACATACGCACCGTTACAACGTCCGTCCCATTAGCGCGAGCGACGCCACAGTGAGTTGCGACGGCGCTGTGTGTCAATCTTATGGCGGTTCCAaacaggccccgccccctcgaCGCAGCGTACGGTTCAATCATTGTTGACGTTGCTGTTACTTCAGCTGAGCTATACAAATAATACAAGTAGaactaaaacagtaaaaaaagaTTTCCGTATTGATAGCATCAATAGCTACTGATTTTTGTGAACGTGTGGTTGTCGTGTAACCGACGCTATAtagatttgtaaaaaaaaaaccacattgATTTGTAAATAGATTcaccatatatttatatttgtaaatcTAAATTCACCACGATTCACATTGTATTGAATTGCATTACATTCAcgttttattacaattttttatttcttagaaTATGAATGGTGTTACTGCACACAACCTTTTATGTTTGTGCTGCTTGTTACAGCCTTTAGAAaactttaaaatagaaaacttTTTGTAATGATGCAATAGATCTTTCAGATTAATTCCCCATTTAGAACATTGCGCGTTTTGTAATGGCACAAATACCCAGTAACACATGACAGAGAAAGGCACACGGAGCGAAagctctgtatgtgttttaCAACATGGCTCTTGCCAGAACCACCCAGACCAAAGGGAGGAATGTtgggaacaaacaaaaagaataaaaactcCGTATTACCCGTGGAATTACCTGTTGACCAGGCCAAAAAACACCTTATACAGCCTAAATGGGTTAAAAGGAAGCAAATAAactcaaataaatataaatctcaAAAAATAAACTCAAATAAATATACATCTAACCGCTTCATAAAAAAAGTTTACTTTTATACcgtttcctgtttctgttgatTTATAATGGTATTATcctgtaattatttaaaaaatgatcatttgACATGGTGATGTAGaagcaaacacaacacatagAGATATAACAAAATACTAaagtaataaacaaaataatctaTATTGCGACCAAGTTTTGCGTTTCGCGGGTGGATCAGCGACTTAAGATGTTCAAACTAATGTAAAACCGCAGCCTACGGAAACAGGGCAACCATGACAGCAATCACAGTCAGAACGTGCCTGTCATTCTGTGCTCCCTTTTATTGATGTTGTACTTCTGCTTGTATCTTGTGAAATCTATTTGGTCttattcattattatgttattcTTATCAATGTGATGACGTACAGTACGTGCATGAAACGATGTTTATGAAAATACGGGACTAATCGCGTCATGTATTGAATCAGttggtattttttttcccaatggGCAATCCCATATTATAAGAGACGGATGGCAACTCTAGGTGTGATATATATTTAACTCATCCCTGACAGTGACTCATCAAATTTAACAATGCACAAAACCAGCAATGTCTTGCATGAAGGCACTTCAGTAACATAGCATATTAAGTTCTCTAACTTGCAATAGAGAACTGCTAATTTTGCACGGGacagaaaaaaattaagtagTATGAACGAGATTTCCGTGGCATTAATATTGGATAGAATCTAGTGATTTGTTTTGATGTGCTCTAGAGGGCAGCATAACATGGAAATTTCATCGTACCGGCGCGTTCTCCTAAATGCAGGGGCTGTTCAGTCAAGGCTACCATGAAAGGACCTCACATCAGCCAACGATACAGCCATATATAACCGCTGCTAGTATTTCCCACACTTTTCACAGCCCACAGCTTTTTTGTAGAGCTAAGAAATTCCCAAATAGTGTTCTTATGCTTTTGAGACATATTGGACGTGTGGTGGCTCAACAACCTCGACATTTTTCTATAGGGAATGGTGGAATGTTTGTAAAAGCAAGATTACATGACGTCACCGGGCACGCCCTCATCCAGAACTACACGGACAGTTAAATAACCCCTCATCTTCAACTATCCCACAGCCAGTTACCGTCTGATTATCTGTTAGACTCTCTGACTCTAGCCATGTCACTTTAACCATAATAGAATAAAGCATACGTAAGAGTTAAAACTGTGTCCAGGGCTTGTCATGTTTCAGAGTAACATGAGCTAAAAAAGATAATCCATTCTCCTATTAGGATGCTGTCTATATGAAGGGATGTACCTGAATGGCACTAATATTCAACTATACAAATTATGAACCACcaatatttatagatttattttggaaaattaCATGATGATTTGTTTTCCctgtaatgtaaacattataaatgtgtatttaaattgTGTTGATGCAAAGTCCTGCTTAAATTATTGCCCGCCAGCTAGAAATGCTGTAGGTTAAGTAGGGTAACAGTTCCCAGAAACCATCTTCTATCTGTTCAACTTTCGAGCCAGACAACTGTAATGTTGCATTCCATCTACTGGAAAACCATTACTGTCATATAGGACTGGATTTACACAACACAATCtatattaaatgtttgtgctttaagtttaatatttgtttctcaacaaaaaacaaactgtagATAACCTATCTGTTGTGCTTAGGAAcagatatttatttcatgtagattacttttttttttctgtagttgcTTGCTAATAATAAAAGGACTATGTGTGCAAATGTTGCATTCACATTGACAATCCCTGGGTTTAGGGCTGCCTCACGGCCCTGGCAGTCACAGGACTCTGGGCACAAGGTTTTTTCATTCAACCAAGGAAGCATTTCCTTGAAACAAATAGTTGTGGAAGTAGTAATGGACACTGTACCATACATTTCAGCTTTGTGAAGCTCAAACAGTTCTTGTTGAGGCTGAATAACAGATATTCAGCAaaaattgtaacaaatgtttgtaatatAACTTAACAAATGCAAAGACACAGATGAGTCTCAGGTGAGCTTTATTActtaaaaatacattgaaaaacatttcaaaagtcCACACTGGTTACCTagtacacaggcacacacacaaaaagaaatctACTCTGCTTAAGATGAAAGTACTCAGCAGAGGTccattaatataatatatttttggtCTTAAGATAAATATGCCTCATTTATCaacatgaataatgaatgacaTTTCTTATTCTATGTAATACAAACAAACTCTCTTGAAGAAAGGAAAGGAACTTTTATATTGCTCACGCTCCGTGCCACTGACTCAGTCACTCCATCTAACGCCAAGAGTCCCAGCCGGTTTCTGCATTCTGGCTCCCCTGATTATTGAGTGGTTTCTAATTCCGTTTACTGATTTAACCTTTCAATGTCCACTCACTCTTTGCAA is a window of Electrophorus electricus isolate fEleEle1 chromosome 3, fEleEle1.pri, whole genome shotgun sequence DNA encoding:
- the eif5 gene encoding eukaryotic translation initiation factor 5, which codes for MSVNVNRSVSDQFYRYKMPRLIAKVEGKGNGIKTVIVNMVDVAKALNRPPTYPTKFFGCELGAQTQFDVKNDRYIVNGSHEANKLQDMLDGFIRKFVLCPECDNPETDLHINPKKQTIGNSCKACGYRGMLDTRHKLCTFILKNPPENESGSVKKEKEKKNRKKDKENGSNSGEAGQRNDIDAPDAVDGDDDDEDWAEETTAEAQRRRMEEISEHAKGLTLSDDLEKTLEERVNMFYNFVKQKKEEGVIVSADKEILAEAERLEVRAMGPLILSELLFDANIREQIKKYKRHFLRFCHNDKKAQKYLLGGFECLVKLHQSQLLPRVSIILKDLYDSDLLEEDVILAWAEKVSKKYVSKELAKEIHAKAEPFVKWLKEAEEESEGSEEEDVEDEDNVEVVYSSSARELKMETAKPEKAEKEEEDIDIDAI